GCACACAGACGTAAGTACGAATGCAACTTGGATGTTAGGGGTGAGCGACACGATCATCATTCCCAGGTAGACGAAGTAGAGCAGCGTGCACGACATGGTGTACATGAACCAGAAGAACTTTGCCGCTGTCCATGCGTACCCTATCATCGGATATGCTATCAGCATGAACATCACTACCTGCGCCAGCACATAAGGTATCTCCATGGCAACCTAAATCCAAAAAGGACATAGTAAGTCAATGTCTGCACATATGTAAGCAGTAGCATAATCTATCTGAAAAATCTTGATGTGATTAATAGGATAGGACCTGCGCAAAAGAATAGGCCCAAGGAGAGTACATCCCTGCAAACCTCTCCCTGTACACGACGGAGCGCTCGATGGAGACAAACGGCATCACTGCCTGACAAATGTTGGTGCCGGTGAACAGAGTGATTCCATACATGCACCCCAATATGGTTGAGAGGCCCTGCTGGTCGTTTCTACCCTCAAACAAAACACGCAGCAGCTTCAATCATATGCTGCCACCATATATACATGCATAATTAAGAGATGGCTTACATACATGTGATTGATGTTGCCTCGCTGCCAGAACAACACACCGAAGAAAATGCAGAAACCTAACATGGACGCCAATCGCACCAGGTTGTAGGAAGGGGTTCTCCAATACGACAAACACTGCTTCCAGAGACAAGCTTTGAATTGCTCCCAAAACTTCTGCGGAAACTGTGTCCTGAAATGGAGGTCACTCGTGCCTGGAACTGGTACACTCAAGCGCTTTACCAGCATGTCCTTGTCCCTTGGATCAGCAAATTTGCATAGTGGTTAACACAAATATTCTACTAAGATTACTTTAAGGACTGAACGAGAGCACTGTTAAGCATGAAAGGCACCATGCCTATGTTCTGTTCTGATCACCAAATTTGCATAGTGATTACCATGCCTATGTCCTGTTCTGATCAAAACTGTTTTTGTATGTATCTTAGATATTGCGGAAGGCTGGAGGCGCAATTTTTATTTGCATAATCTATTGTGTAATGATTATAATCCAGATGTTAAGCACTATTGCTAACTGAGACAGTTCGTTGAAACTTACTTGCACATTGAGGATGCACTGTACATTTGTACAAAATCTGCTCCTACTTGAGCTTCCATAGATGTAGAAGTAACTTCTAGCATCCATGTTGATGGGTTGTAGTTGTCCTTGATCCTGGGTATCGCAGGTATTGCCTAGAAGAATATAAAAAATAGCCAGTTTGTATAGCACAGCAACCGGGATTAAAAGTCAGGAGGTGGACTGGTGGTTTCATAATAATGCATAACTCTTGAATTTTCTGTCCAAAAACATAACTTCTGAAAATACAGTAAAGGATGGGAACAAAATATTTTTAGGTTTGTTTACTGTCAATCCTAGGTTTTAACTGACCTATATCACATACACCTGGATGATACACAATTACAGAGCATACATGCATTTATTTAGTATTTTTGTGCAACATTGAGTTAAACTTAATTACCTGGAAATATTGGATGACCTCACAAGAATGGTGTCCAACTGGCCCAGCATAGATCAACTCTCCACCTCTTCTCATGAGCATCAACTACATTTATATTACAAGATAATTAGTAAATATGGTACTTTAGTTCTAAATGAATTATTTTGGTTGAGGAATTTATGATCAATAAGGTTTATAGTTTAGTTGAATTGGACGACAATTATACATGCAATTTGTTTCATGTCTGATGGTTAATTTTATGATCTGGCTTCATAATTTCAGGTTGAGGTAGCAACACTTCGTTAATTCATGTTTGATCGAATCAAAACTGATTTTTGACATACTTATCCAATATATAAACTTATAAATCCATATTAGATTTTTACACCTTAAAAATTATTACTTAATAGACTATATATTGGTGCCTAGAGAGAGAATCTTGGAGAAGGCCAGGAGGCTATATGTAAAGTAATTACCTCATCAAATGCCTCAAATATATCGATACTTGGTTGGTGAATGGTGCACACGACTGTTCGGCCTGTGTCTGCAACGTTCTTGACTGCACGCATGACAATAGCAGCTGCCCTTGCATCCAATCCTGATGTTGGCTCATCCATGAATATGATTGAAGGGTTAGACACAAGCTCGACTGCTATAGTGAGCCGTTTCCGTTGCTCTGTCGACAATCCATTTACCCCTGGTATTCCAACCAAAGAATCTCTAATTTCATCCAGCTCAATTGTTTCAAGAACTTCATTGACAAATTCCTGCAAGGGAAAAAGGAATACGGATGAGCTCAGAGTTTCATATCTCAACTGTTTCTGGTGGCTAGGATACTAGTATGCAAACCCTGTATACTACTTTCTTTCCATATATATTTGCATATTGTAGCTTATGTTTTGTTGCAGAAACAAATATAGCTCACATCTCTTGCTTTTGAATCAGTTTCTGGTGGAAGGCGCAACCAGGCTGAATATGCAACTGATTCGCCCACTGTGATTTGTGGGGAATGAACATCAGTCTGTTCACAATAGCCTGATATCCTAGCAAAAGTTTGCTGAATTTTAGGATAACCCCCTATTCTTATGTCCCCTTCAATAACACCGCCTGTTTTCCTTCCagcaagaacatcaaggagtgttGTTTTCCCCGCTCCAGTAACCCCCATGAGTGCCGAGAGAACGCCTGGCTGAAATGCTCCTGTGATATTATGGAGTAGTTGCAGTTTTCCTTCCATGTAACCATGCTCCCTCATTTCCTGCAATGAGGAAATACTTAGTTATTACTTATCAGCCCTTGCTATGGCTCTAATTAAGCTCTCTGGTCATGTGTTCATAGATGTTTGAGCTACATGAGAATTACCGCGGGGGTGTCTACGTAGTAGTTGACATCCTGGAAAGATATTGTAAGGGGTGTGAAAGGCAGTACCATCCTCCCTACACAAGATTTAATATTGATAAGTCAAATCTTGATTATATTCCATCAACAATATGAGTTGTGCTTAGTTGCATCGTTTAAAATTCAACTAACCAGTGCTATTAGGTATCAATGAAGTTTCTGCATGTAACTTAGGCCTCCCATTTTCCGCATCCTTATCTTGGTTTCTTCCACCAAGTGCGGTAATCTTATTGCAAGAGATAATAGCACGAGAAGATGCTGAAACCGAGAGGCTCAGAGAAGATTAGAACAGATGGCATATCTAACAAGAGCAAACAGCATGTTCTTCTGAATTGAAGTATTTTTCTTCCATTTCTGATGTTATGCTTTCTCCAGAATATGCTTGACTAAGTTTACATTCATGTTATACTGCTAGAAAGAAAGTACAGTATTTAAAGTCATGTCGCACTTACGGTTTTTAACGGTCAAGCCAATGGCAAAGCCTACATTGAACAACAAAGTAAACCCAATCAATGCTCCAACTGAGATCCAGTAGAAGTAGCTGGAGAAGTCTAGACCTTGATCCATTAGTATCCTCCTTCCGAGTGTTACGCCAGATATTGTGATCTATCAACAAAGGAACTTTAGTATCGTCTGGGATTGCAGTTTTTACAAATAATTCATTCTTGGTATGCCAAAGTGTACCTCTGACCATCTGGGTGCCAAAAACTCATTTCCAGCCAAGCCTATCTCCGCGTAAGACAATGGAGATACCCAAAATACCCATTTTAGCCAATTAGGCAGAAATGCTGTAGCGATATGGCACTGAAATTGTTAGCGGTGCTTGTTTAATAGTTGAGCACGACACGCGTTTGCAAGAAATTAGGACACGTCACTTGTTAGCAATATGAAGCTTACGAAAATAAGGGAGTGTCTTACAACGAGGAATTAAGAAACCCCCAAATAGAAGGGTGAATAGAAATGCTAGAGTACCACCGACAGAACCAGCCACCATTGTTTGACAGTATGAAGCGACAGAACGGAACATTGATAATATTACTGTGTGCATCAGGAAGAGGATGAGGAGCTGATAGAAGAACCTGAACACAAGAATCGTGGGTGTTAACACAAAGTCAGGATTGCATCTGAAAACCTAGGTTTGGTGGAAATAATCAAAGAGAAGTAAAGATAGTGTTAGGTAAGTAAATATTATGTTTGACTTCAGTACACCAGATCACTGCAAAACCAGTATAAACAGTGCTTTTACTTTGTACTTTTTTCATTTCCAGGTTTTGTTTTTCACTTGGGTGATTATACTCCACATCTGAATGACTCAGAACAGGTCAGTTGTGATATATAGTTCCTGAATGATGatagaaaatgtttctgtggttgAATTAGTGCTTCCATACCACCAACTAAGGCTGCGTTTGGCTGTTCAGTATTTTGAAGTTTTAGGAGAATACCATGGTTTTTATAGAAACCTCAGTTTTAAATACTTTGACATGTTTGGCTTTGACAAATACTTTAGTTTTACAAACCATGGTATATCTAAAACCATGGTTTTTTTGCTGTATCTAAAAAAGAGGTCTCAACCTCTTTTTTGTAAACTGAGAAACACTAGCTCAAGTCTATCTTCTTCGGGTCCTCCTCACCCATCATTCCTCCATCTCTTCTGCAGCCAGCAAATCAAGATTACCACATGGGAAACTTCACTACTCTGCTTCAATCGTTGACTATTGTTCTAGTGCAACAGGAAGCAGCCCGTACATTAGCTAGTACTAGACGTTCAGTCCTATCAGATGGTGTGTGTACAGATACAAAAGATTTAGCGAAGGCTTAGACCCTGGAGTAGATCAATTGATACTTGGAGTAACTTATACACAACAGGCTAAGCTAGCTAGCCGATTGATTCCATGTGGCCAGAGAAACAAGATTACTCAACAACATATCCTAGCATCTAAAGGATGTTCGcgtgcatgacaaggctataggCATGCAGCGGCCATTAATTAGCACAAGTTGATCAGGTCATTGTATAACTCCTTTGATGTAGCACAATTTGGTTCAGCTAGCTATATCTAGGATTATCTCCGCAACGAGTGGTCAAACCCGAGAAACTAAGAAAAACTGCACTTGCCAAACATCTCTATAGTTTTGCTAAAACTGAATTATGACTTTACCTGGATGCTTCCGGGGTATAGCCAATCAAGTAGTAGGATATCGATGTCAAAGCTACTGACCCAACTAAAGAGAAGGGAATCTTTAGGATAAAAGATGGTATTGCATAAGCCCATGCAGGATAGAAGTAGTTGTCTCTATGTTTGTAGAAGACCGGCAGTCTTTCAATTGCCATGGCCAGGTCAGGGAATCCATTGACTATCAGTAGCAGTAGCGCATAGAAGAGTGAACCCATATAATAGCTAGCATGAGTTCTATCAACGCCCATACGTGTCCGCAGGAATACTGTCCCAGTAATAAGACCAAATAGCCCAAGCTGCAGGGAAAACATGTAGTATGCTAGTTAACACACAGGAACTTTATCACACCACATTGCTTCTAGTTTCTGCTATATTTCTATCCATAACTAATACTAAGCATAAAGCATGTAGTTTGAGGATTGTACATACAGACTAGCTAGAACTCGATTTACACCCATAAACACGTAGCATGTGTTCGTGATAGTGCTGTAAAACTAGGCACAAACCTCCATGCATCAATCACAATCTTTTTTTTTTGTAAACGATAGCTTCGACTTGCTTACCTGAGCAGCTTTTGTTATGTGGATGAAGGCATTCCTCTTCATAAGAAGTAGTTCGCGTGCAAAACATGCCTTGAGGAGATCCCACTTGGATAATGAGTAGATACCGAAGGACAGGGCATTCTTATGTCCTTTTGATTCGTCATACGGCTTTGAAAGCTCCTCGGCAAGATTCCGACCACTTTGAGATGCTTTGAACTTATCATAGAATTTCTCAACTGTAACAAAATTATATCTTTCTTCAGTGCGGCTCCAGTACTGTTGTTGATCTTTTCTTGACAAGACCTATGTATACATAAGTTTTTAAGAGTGGACTACTTTAGTTTATGATGGTAAGAAAGAGTACAAATAAGCAAGGCAAACTCAGGTTATCATAATCTATACCCAATTACTTCATATTAACAATGTCTACCTTCATTAAACTGTAGTTCTAACTCTTACAAAACTCGAAACATGTTTGTACAAGAGAATTGCAATATAAGAAAATCAGAGTATGTAAATTAGTATTTTGCTAAATACCTCTTGAAGGAAGTCGGCGCTTCCTTTTCTTTGGGGGCACTTAAAGCCACATGATTCAAAGAAACTCATAACGCAACTCTTAGGGCCATGGTATACGATTTGTCCTTCAGCCATCAAGATAATATCGTCAAAAAGTTCGTAGGTCTCTGGCGCTGGTTGAAGGAGAGAGACGAGTATGGTAAACTCTGATATATGAGCTAGTTGTTGGAGGCAAGAAACAACTTGGAAGGTGGTAGAACTGTCCAGCCCAGTTGATATTTCATCCATGAAGAGCACTTTTGATGGTCCTACTATCATCTCTCCTGCTTGGAAGATATTTTTTACAAGTGAAAAAAATTAAGCATTCagtattaaattaattaattttatttatcCTATACACACCAAAATTAAAGTACGAATTAAACTGAATATATCACATTACTAGATACATTCTAAAACAGTGGAGAAAATCATACTAAGTTGATTCATCTATCAGGATGGCTTGCGCGCCTTCATCACAACAGAAATTTGTGGTTTGTTGTGACAAGACTTTCATACCGGTTCGTGGTAATAACAAAGTACAGAAAATATCAATGAAATCAATTAGCCACCAAAAATGAGGTGTGTACCTTCCAATATGCACTTAAGGAATTTTAGTGAATGAATTGCACAGTTATTTACTTATTTATCTTGCAAAAATATTATTTACAAGATTATATAGGTGAGATGATAAAACCATCCTGAAAATGTCATATGTATTGTGATTCACCTGTGGTTAGTCTTTTCTTCTCACCGCCAGAAATGCCTCTTCTCATGGCATCTCCGACTAGTACATCAGCACATGTGTCAAGTCCCATTATCTGTGAGGCAAGAATAGATTATGCATAGGCAAAACATTGTACTCTGGAACCAGTGGTATTCTTCTTTGAACATTATTTACCTTCATAATGTAGTCTGTTTGCATGCTTCTTTCCAAACCTTCCACAGATATTGCCTATAAAAAAGTTCATACCAGTTGTAACTATATATTTCGTTATATGAATTTTTTTCTTAGAATCAATAGGAAAGAATCCCACTGAAAAATTATGTTAGTACTTGGCAGAAAGGATGGTGTTTCCAGTTTTGATTCAATATTATCGGAGAAAGGGTTTCAATCAGCACACACCTTCATGTAAGTGTCTATATTGGGGTCAGGGGTGATCCCGGCCTCCTTCTCCCTTCTAATGACCTCCTTCATAATTTCTATTTTGTACAAGAAAGGGATCCAATCAGCACACACCTTCATGTAAGTGTCTATGTTCATTTGATAGAATGAGTAAATGATATTTCATCATGTCAATGTCCTCATGACTTTTGGGCATTTGCTTCGATTACTAATTAGCAGCCTGATGTCCCACCAAAACTCTATTCTAACCAGGTCccgaaacaaaacaaaaaatggCCAGTTATTATATTTCAGCAAATCAAGGTCCTTCTGACTTTTGGGCATTTGCTTCGATTTGTTAGTAGCCTGATGTCCCACCAAAACTTCTATGTCAACCAGGTCccgaaacaaaacaaaaaatggccagttattatatatcagcaaATCAAGGTCCTTATGACTTGGCATTTGCTTCGATTTGTTAGTAGCCTGATGTCCCACCAAAACTCTATGTTTACCAGGtaccaaaacaaaacaaaaatggtCAGGTATTATATTTCAGCAAATCAAGGTCCTCATGACTTTTGGGCATTTGCTTCGATTTGTTAGTACCCTGATGTCCCACCAAAACTTCTATGTTAGCCAGGtcccaaaacaaaacaaaaaatggTCAGTTATTATATTTCAGCAAATCAAGGTCCTTATGACTTTTGGGCATTTGCTTCGATTAGTTAGTAGCCCTGATGTCCCACCAAAACTTCTATTTTAACCAGGTcccaaaagaaaacaaagaaTAGTTACCTGCTCTGC
This sequence is a window from Aegilops tauschii subsp. strangulata cultivar AL8/78 chromosome 7, Aet v6.0, whole genome shotgun sequence. Protein-coding genes within it:
- the LOC109763728 gene encoding ABC transporter G family member 41-like, which codes for MSEVEILGEQQQEVIDDGSEEEEEALPLHSEPVRRLGAAGRRGLVHALVADDVHGDNLRLLRRQRLRMDRVGVRQPTVEVRWRGVRVDAECQLVRGKPLPTLLNSAVSGLSVRNSVQRICILKDVTGILKPSSCGKTTLLLALAGKLNKNLKVSGEIEYNGVKLQDFVPEKTAAYIGQYDLHVPEMTVRETLDFSARFQGVGSRAEIMKEVIRREKEAGITPDPNIDTYMKAISVEGLERSMQTDYIMKIMGLDTCADVLVGDAMRRGISGGEKKRLTTGEMIVGPSKVLFMDEISTGLDSSTTFQVVSCLQQLAHISEFTILVSLLQPAPETYELFDDIILMAEGQIVYHGPKSCVMSFFESCGFKCPQRKGSADFLQEVLSRKDQQQYWSRTEERYNFVTVEKFYDKFKASQSGRNLAEELSKPYDESKGHKNALSFGIYSLSKWDLLKACFARELLLMKRNAFIHITKAAQLGLFGLITGTVFLRTRMGVDRTHASYYMGSLFYALLLLIVNGFPDLAMAIERLPVFYKHRDNYFYPAWAYAIPSFILKIPFSLVGSVALTSISYYLIGYTPEASRFFYQLLILFLMHTVILSMFRSVASYCQTMVAGSVGGTLAFLFTLLFGGFLIPRCKTLPYFRKLHICHIATAFLPNWLKWVFWVSPLSYAEIGLAGNEFLAPRWSEITISGVTLGRRILMDQGLDFSSYFYWISVGALIGFTLLFNVGFAIGLTVKNPSSRAIISCNKITALGGRNQDKDAENGRPKLHAETSLIPNSTGRMVLPFTPLTISFQDVNYYVDTPHGYMEGKLQLLHNITGAFQPGVLSALMGVTGAGKTTLLDVLAGRKTGGVIEGDIRIGGYPKIQQTFARISGYCEQTDVHSPQITVGESVAYSAWLRLPPETDSKARDEFVNEVLETIELDEIRDSLVGIPGVNGLSTEQRKRLTIAVELVSNPSIIFMDEPTSGLDARAAAIVMRAVKNVADTGRTVVCTIHQPSIDIFEAFDELMLMRRGGELIYAGPVGHHSCEVIQYFQAIPAIPRIKDNYNPSTWMLEVTSTSMEAQVGADFVQMYSASSMCKDKDMLVKRLSVPVPGTSDLHFRTQFPQKFWEQFKACLWKQCLSYWRTPSYNLVRLASMLGFCIFFGVLFWQRGNINHINDQQGLSTILGCMYGITLFTGTNICQAVMPFVSIERSVVYRERFAGMYSPWAYSFAQVAMEIPYVLAQVVMFMLIAYPMIGYAWTAAKFFWFMYTMSCTLLYFVYLGMMIVSLTPNIQVAFVLTSVCHGLQNLISGFLVPSPQIPRWWVWLYYISPMSWSLNVFLTTQFGDYNDSMIVVFGETKSIATFVKDYYGFRRDLLPLAAVVLAAFPVVFAVLFGYSISKLNFQRR